In Candidatus Binataceae bacterium, a single window of DNA contains:
- a CDS encoding LLM class flavin-dependent oxidoreductase — translation MKFTWFHLMPYRYLPNDFKQKYRSVWVDIPRDLYDPKVGHRLYNDYLDQLEFADHMGFDGLGVNEHHQNAYGLMPSPNIMAAALTRRTHNANLVVLGNSIALYNPPVRVAEEFAMLDVLSGGRLVAGFPVGTSMDTNFCYGEVPATLREKYFEAHDLIVRAWKEKEQFAFNGKFTKLRYVNLWPKPLQQPHPPIWIPGGGSIETWGFVADHDYQYSFLSFFGYKAGKKVSDGYWNVMAQKGKELNPYSLGFAQVVAVAETDEQAERDYAAHMDYFYNRCLHVYPGFADAPGYRTPSTIKAGLTGQVGKNASITREGLKWKDFINDGYVIAGSPATVRDRLREALKTLNCGHLMILQQIGSMPPELVRKSTELFAREVMPHLRDLWTGFEDKWSPKRLPESEMAKPAPLWTDGPQTNGKTRRPGESEIRSSVK, via the coding sequence ATGAAATTCACGTGGTTCCATTTGATGCCCTACCGCTATCTGCCCAACGACTTCAAGCAGAAGTACCGCAGCGTATGGGTGGACATCCCGCGCGACCTCTACGACCCCAAGGTCGGCCATCGGCTGTACAACGACTACCTCGACCAGCTCGAATTCGCCGACCACATGGGCTTCGACGGCCTCGGCGTCAACGAACATCATCAGAACGCTTACGGCCTGATGCCTTCGCCGAACATCATGGCGGCCGCGCTGACGCGCCGCACGCACAACGCCAACCTGGTGGTGCTGGGAAATTCGATCGCGCTCTACAATCCGCCGGTGCGCGTGGCCGAGGAATTCGCGATGCTCGACGTGCTGAGCGGCGGGCGCCTGGTCGCCGGATTCCCGGTCGGGACCTCGATGGACACCAACTTCTGCTACGGCGAAGTGCCGGCGACGCTGCGCGAGAAGTATTTCGAGGCGCACGACCTGATCGTCCGCGCATGGAAGGAAAAGGAGCAGTTCGCGTTCAACGGCAAGTTCACCAAGCTGCGCTACGTCAACCTTTGGCCCAAGCCGCTCCAGCAGCCCCATCCGCCAATCTGGATTCCGGGCGGCGGCTCGATCGAGACCTGGGGCTTCGTCGCCGACCACGACTACCAGTACTCGTTCCTGTCGTTCTTCGGCTACAAGGCGGGCAAGAAAGTTTCCGACGGCTACTGGAACGTGATGGCGCAGAAGGGCAAGGAGCTCAATCCCTACAGCCTCGGCTTCGCCCAGGTCGTCGCGGTCGCGGAGACCGACGAGCAGGCCGAGCGCGATTACGCCGCGCACATGGACTACTTCTACAATCGATGCCTGCACGTCTATCCCGGTTTCGCCGACGCGCCGGGCTACCGCACGCCCAGCACGATCAAGGCGGGCCTCACCGGCCAGGTGGGCAAGAACGCGTCGATCACCCGCGAAGGGCTCAAGTGGAAGGACTTCATCAACGACGGCTACGTTATCGCGGGTTCGCCGGCTACCGTGCGCGATCGTCTGCGCGAGGCGCTCAAGACGCTCAACTGCGGCCATCTGATGATCCTGCAGCAGATCGGCTCGATGCCGCCCGAGCTGGTGCGCAAGAGCACCGAGCTGTTCGCGCGCGAAGTGATGCCGCATCTGCGCGACCTCTGGACCGGCTTCGAGGACAAATGGTCGCCCAAGCGGCTGCCGGAGAGCGAGATGGCGAAGCCGGCGCCGCTTTGGACCGACGGACCGCAGACCAACGGCAAGACCCGGCGGCCGGGCGAATCCGAAATCAGGAGCTCAGTGAAGTAA
- a CDS encoding YfbM family protein, translated as MSMIARFVQIKPSELKALLDDPESIESVFEDDGAGGISPAATAGAMENLCKLFAARGPGLLSGALPGMDPKMRETMMERLGQLGLTKEVLESGKGGEALANIMMSRMGGMKPPAAAGGAPRSAKSKGISLDKGWHGVHYLLCGASVPDATILGQVVMGGTEIGEDFSGYGEARYFTPAEVAATARELGRANLEAEIKARFDPALMNGAKIYPGGWDVTGSDWLFEEFRKLRDFYAGASAQGNAVVTCIL; from the coding sequence ATGTCGATGATCGCCCGCTTCGTGCAAATCAAACCATCCGAGCTCAAAGCACTCCTTGACGATCCCGAGTCGATCGAAAGCGTATTCGAGGACGACGGCGCCGGTGGAATCTCGCCGGCTGCAACCGCCGGAGCGATGGAAAACCTGTGCAAGCTTTTTGCCGCGCGCGGCCCGGGACTGCTCTCCGGCGCGCTTCCCGGGATGGATCCGAAGATGCGCGAGACCATGATGGAACGGCTCGGACAGCTTGGCCTGACTAAAGAGGTGCTCGAAAGCGGCAAGGGCGGCGAGGCACTCGCCAATATCATGATGTCGCGCATGGGCGGCATGAAACCGCCGGCCGCGGCGGGCGGCGCGCCGCGAAGCGCGAAGAGCAAGGGTATCTCGCTCGACAAGGGATGGCACGGCGTGCACTACCTGCTCTGCGGCGCATCCGTGCCCGACGCGACCATCCTCGGCCAGGTGGTGATGGGCGGCACGGAGATTGGCGAGGATTTCAGCGGCTACGGCGAAGCGCGCTACTTCACGCCGGCCGAGGTCGCGGCGACCGCGCGCGAGCTTGGACGTGCGAACCTCGAAGCCGAGATAAAAGCCCGCTTCGATCCGGCGCTGATGAACGGCGCGAAAATCTATCCCGGCGGATGGGATGTCACGGGAAGCGACTGGCTATTCGAGGAGTTCCGCAAGCTCCGCGATTTTTACGCCGGCGCGAGCGCGCAGGGAAACGCGGTCGTCACCTGTATCCTCTGA
- a CDS encoding alpha/beta fold hydrolase yields the protein MKTHQKLLGGKFSVEMEVTGKGEPLLFLHGAAGLTGADPFLEDLGRSFTVYAPHLPGYGESTGGEHIDDVIDAALFYHELMDELKIPSAYIVGHSMGGMLAAEVAALDTRRAKKLVLVGAAGLWVDSDPIPDFFASDLDDLPALLFHDPKSQLAQMMLAMPWDDQELVTAIYVERTRRFSMASKFLWPLPDRGLKKRAYRISAPTLLLWGASDRVIPPSYAREYSKLIRNSRVQMIKEAGHMVMYEQPAEFEKAVTGFLKG from the coding sequence ATGAAAACGCATCAGAAACTGCTCGGCGGAAAGTTCTCCGTCGAAATGGAAGTCACCGGCAAGGGCGAGCCGCTCCTGTTCCTGCACGGCGCGGCCGGTCTCACCGGAGCCGACCCGTTTCTCGAGGACCTCGGCCGCAGCTTCACGGTTTACGCGCCGCATCTGCCGGGCTACGGCGAGTCCACCGGCGGCGAACATATCGACGACGTGATCGACGCGGCGCTGTTTTACCACGAGCTGATGGACGAGTTGAAAATTCCGTCCGCCTATATCGTCGGCCATTCGATGGGCGGGATGTTGGCGGCGGAGGTCGCGGCGCTCGACACGCGGCGGGCGAAAAAGCTCGTGCTGGTCGGCGCGGCCGGGTTGTGGGTTGACAGTGATCCGATTCCCGATTTTTTCGCCTCGGATCTCGACGATTTGCCGGCGCTGCTGTTTCATGATCCCAAGTCGCAACTTGCGCAGATGATGCTGGCGATGCCGTGGGACGACCAGGAACTGGTGACCGCGATCTACGTCGAGCGGACCAGGCGCTTCTCGATGGCGAGCAAGTTCCTGTGGCCGCTCCCGGACCGCGGACTGAAGAAGCGGGCCTATCGGATCTCCGCGCCGACGCTGCTGCTGTGGGGCGCGTCGGACAGGGTGATACCGCCCTCGTACGCGCGCGAGTATTCGAAGCTCATCCGCAACAGCCGGGTGCAGATGATAAAGGAAGCCGGGCACATGGTGATGTACGAGCAGCCGGCCGAATTCGAAAAAGCGGTGACGGGGTTCCTCAAGGGCTAG
- a CDS encoding TetR/AcrR family transcriptional regulator: MSVRERKERERLARRETILAAAAQVFAAHGVDGATVEMVAREAEVAVGTIYLYFSSRDDLFVSLMAERIGKLRARYHEIHARGLEPLDELRAIGRAYFDYLRESRGLFLAQLSVTFSQLSLRLSRADELEHFEQVRRLGRECFELYRDSVGRWLGAANARVSGADATRAATVIWAALNGAFLLTDDVKIFRDITGLEASRLLEETFEFQLAAAEAVVKRPARASAGASGAPKTPVRRRRIAGLARSARGAAASPGPDGGSPERTIEARPSAPPSNE; encoded by the coding sequence ATGAGCGTGCGCGAACGCAAAGAGCGCGAGCGCCTCGCCCGGCGTGAAACCATCCTCGCCGCTGCCGCCCAGGTCTTCGCCGCCCACGGCGTCGACGGCGCGACGGTCGAGATGGTCGCGCGCGAGGCCGAGGTCGCCGTCGGCACGATTTACCTCTATTTCTCTTCGCGCGACGATCTCTTCGTCAGCCTGATGGCCGAGAGGATCGGGAAGCTCCGCGCGCGCTACCACGAAATCCACGCACGCGGCCTCGAACCGCTCGACGAACTGCGTGCGATCGGCCGGGCCTATTTCGATTACCTGCGCGAGTCGCGCGGATTGTTCCTCGCCCAGCTCTCGGTCACGTTCAGCCAGCTCTCGCTGCGGCTTTCGCGCGCGGATGAGCTGGAACATTTCGAGCAGGTGCGGCGGCTCGGCCGCGAATGCTTCGAGCTTTATCGCGATTCGGTCGGGCGCTGGCTCGGCGCCGCCAACGCGCGGGTCTCCGGCGCCGACGCGACGCGCGCCGCGACCGTTATCTGGGCCGCGCTCAACGGCGCATTCCTGCTTACCGACGACGTCAAGATTTTCCGCGACATCACCGGGCTGGAAGCGTCGCGCCTGCTCGAGGAAACCTTCGAATTCCAGCTTGCCGCTGCCGAGGCCGTGGTCAAGCGGCCGGCGCGCGCGAGCGCGGGCGCATCCGGCGCGCCAAAGACGCCGGTTCGCCGCCGGCGTATTGCCGGGCTCGCGCGGAGTGCGCGCGGGGCCGCAGCGTCGCCCGGTCCGGATGGCGGTTCGCCCGAGCGTACGATAGAAGCACGGCCAAGCGCGCCGCCATCGAATGAGTAA